The sequence GGCCGAAGCCGAGGAAGTGCTCGGCGTGCCGGTCGGCGACCGTCCGTACCTCGCCGAGTTCCGCCAGCCACATCCGGCCGTACTCGCGCAGGGTGTCGAGCATGCTGAAGCGCTGCCCCTCGCGGCTGATCACCGACTTGGCGGCCAGACCGGCGAGGGCGGTGCGGACGTCCCGGGGGCTCAGCGGGCCGCCGGCGCAGACGGACTGGGCGGACTCCTCGTCGAAGGTGCCGCGGAAGACGGACAGCCGGGCCCACAGCAGCCGCTCCAGCGGTGCGCACAGCTCATGGCTCCAGCCGATGGCGGTGCGCAGGGTGCGGTGCCGCGGGGGGCGGGCCGACGGATCGCCCGCGAGCGCCTCGAAGCGGGAGTTGAGGCGTTCGGCGACCCGCGCGGGGGAGCTGCCCGCCAGCTGGGCGCCGGCCAGTTCCAGGGCGAGCGGGATGCCTTCGAGGCGACGGCAGATGGCGGCGGCGGCCACGGCGTGCGCCGGTTCGGTGAGCCGGAGTCCGGGCGCCGCCACCCCGGCGCGCTCGCGGAAGAGGGCCAGCGCCTCGTTGTCGCCCTCCATCGACAGTGGTTCGACCTCGGTGATCCACTCACCGACCACGTCCAGCGGCTGCCGGCTGGTGATCAGGACGGTCAGCAGCGGCGCGGCCGTCAGCAGATCGCCGATCAGGTCCCGGCAGGAGTCGACGAGATGCTCGCAGGAGTCCAGCACCAGCAGCATCCGCTTGTCCGACAGCCAGTCGCACAGCGCGGCGACCGGCATCCGCGCGGTGTGGTCGGACAGGCCCACGGCATCGCAGAGGGTGGCCGGCAGCAGCCGGTCGCCCTGGAGCGGCCACAGGTCGGCCCAGCGCACCCCGTCCGGATGACGGGTCGCCGCGGCGGCCGCGGCCCGCATCGCGATGCGGGTCTTGCCGACGCCTCCGGGGCCGGTGAGGGTGATCAGTCGGTGCTGCGCCAACTCGATGTTCACTCTGCGCAGTTCGTCCCTACGCCCGACGAAACTGGTGGATTCTTCGGGAATGTTGGTCGCCACCGGCCCAGTTTGCCCCACGCGACCCCGGGAAGGGGCCGTGACGTACCGTTCGCCCTATGACGCGCATGGCGCGCCACGGTGTCAGGGCAGGCCACGGTGGTACGGGCGGGGCGCGGTGTCACCCGATGGTTTGCCGTGACGAGGTTGACGTCCGTCACCCGTCCGCCGCCGGGCCGCCGTCCCGGACTCACCCTTGCCCAACTCCCTTACAGACAGGGCGACTTGGGAGATCGGAACATCCGTCCGCCGGGCGGCGGTCCGGCGCGGCGTACGGCCCTTGTCGATGATTTGTGCGCGGGTTCCCCCGACCAGGCCGGGCCGGTCCGGGGTGGCCGGTGCCGTGTGCGGGTCGGCGTCCGCGAGCCGGCCGAGCAGGGCGAGGAAACGGTCCTGGTGGACGGCGAGTTCGCGCTCCTCGTACAGCGCGGGATTGGCGTCGTGGTCGATGCGCAGACCGGCGCCGTGGGCGCGGCGGTGCAGGGTGAGAGTCATATCGTCGACGGCGCCGGCGGCGAGGTGGTGGACGGTGGAGGGCGCCCCGGCGAAGGCGGGGGCGTCGTCGCCGTGCAGGAGGTGGATGCGCGGTCCGGTCAGCCTCCGGTGGCCGGGCAGGCCGAGGTCGCGGCGGATGTCCTCCGGTCGGTAGCGCTGGTGGCGGCGCGCGGCGCGGACGGCCAGGACGGTCTGGCGGGTGAGGTCGGCGAAGGTCGCCCCCGAAGGCACGGCCAGGCGCAGCGGCAGCACGGTGCCGACGGTGCCGGGAACGCGGAGCGCGGTGGCGCTGATCCGGCCGCGCAGCGGGAGACCGAGGACGACCTCGCGGCTGCCGGTGGCCTGTGCGAGATGGCACGCCTGGGCGGTGATCAGGACGTCCGGCCAGGTGGCACGGACGGCGGCCGCCAGGGCGTCGATCCGCCGGGTGAGTTCGGCGCCGAGGTGGGCGGTGGTGCGCAGGGCGGTACGGGCGGCGGGGGCGCTGCGGCCGGCGAGGGTGGGGGCCTGGGGGCGGTCGGCGAGGGTGTGGCGCCAGTAGGTGCGGTCGGCGTCGTAGCCCTCGCCCGCCCGGTACGTGCTCTCCTCGGCCGCCAGGTCCGCGAGCCGTCCGAAGGGGCTGGGGCCGGGGTCCTCCCCCGCGGCGAGGGTGGTGTAGAGCTGGGCGACGCGGCGCAGCACGAGGGTGAAGCCGTGGCCGTCCAGGGCGAGGCGGTGCACCCGCTGGTACCACAGCCAGCGGCGCTCTCCCACCTGGAAGAGGGCGTGCCGGAAGAGCGGTCCGGCGGCGAGGTCGAAGGGGCGGGCGAGGTCGTCGCGCATCCAGGCGCGGGCCACCGCGTCCGGATCGCCCAGGTCGAGAAGGGTGGCCGCGTGCAGGGCGAAGCCGTGGCCGGGCGGCTCGATCTCGACCGGGAACTGCCGTGGCCCGTCGGGCGTTTCCTCGATGCGCAGCCGCAGCGCGTCGCTCTCGCCGACGGTCCGGTGCAGGGCCTCGGCGAAGCGTACGGGGTCGAGCGGGCCGTGGATCTCCAGGCAGACCGCGGTGGTGTGGGCGGGGCTGTCCGGGTCGCGGGCCTGGGCGTGCCACAGGGCGCGCTGGGCGGCGGTGAGCGGGGCGAGAAGGGGGCGCGGCATGGGGGGCCTTTCGCGGCGGGATGACGGGTTGCGCCGGGGAGCGGGGCGGTCAGGCGAACTGCGTGGCGCCGCCGTCGACATAGAGGTCGTGCATGGTGATGTGGCGGGCGCGGTCGGAGACCAGGAAGGCCACGGCTTCGGCGATGTCGAGGGGTTCGGCGATCCGGCCGAGCGGGGTGTCGCTGTGCGGGGCCTGGAGGTCCCCGTAGGTGCAGCCGGGGGAGACGACATTGCAGCGCACACCGCTGCCCGCCAGTTCCAGACCGAGGGATTTGGTGAAGAGGGTCGCAGCGGCCTTGGACGCGGCATACGCGGCCAGCCCGGCCCGCGGTACGCCCGCCGCATGGGAGCCGACGGTGATGATGCTGCCGGCCCGGCGGGCGGTCATTCTGCGGGCCACGGCGCGCGAGAGCCGGAAGACGCCGGTGGTGTTGACGGCGAAGGTGTCGTCCCAGTCCTGGTCGGTGAGGTCGACGACGGACGCGGTGCGCAGCACACCGGCCACGTTGACGAGGATGTCCAGGGGACCGACGGTGCGTTCGGCGTCGTCCACCAGGGCGTCGGCGGCCGCGCGGTCGGTGAGGTCGACGGCGCGGGCGGTCACGCGCGCCCGCCCGTAACCGGCCTCCAGGGCGGCGATGCCGGGCGCGTCCCGGTCCACGGCGATCACCCGCGCGCCCTCCTCGGCCAGCAGCCGCGCCACGGCCTCACCGATGCCCCGCCCGGCGCCGGTGACCAGCGCCGTACGCCCGGAAAGCTCGGAATCCCACACGCCCGCATCCCCTCGCCACGAATAAACTTAGGTAAGCCTAACCTAAGACGCGGCTCGGTGGCCCTTGGCCGCCCGCCCGGACCTCACCGGGGAGACCAAAGAAAGCCAACGGCGTTACGGGCGACGCACCTTGCGTTACGGCCGGCTCCGGGCCGGGCACAACAACGCCTGTGACGTCGCGCCCCTCGTACCCCGCCCGCGATCCGTCCGTACCCCGCCACCGCCGAGCCGCTCCGGGAAGGGAGGGACGCCCCGTGTCCCCCGACGACGACCGCCAAACCGGCGACCGCGCCGAGCAGTTCCGGCAGGGCGCCGGCTGGCTGCTGCTGACCGCCGCGCTCGGCGGGCTGGGCACCGGCATCGCCCTGGGCGAGGCCCTGCCGCTGGCGGGCGGGCTGGTCCTGGCCGGTGTCTCCGGGCACCTCCTGACAGCAGGCCGCCGGCCCACCCGCCCCGACTGAGGACGAGCGGGCCGGCGGAGGTGCCGCAGGCTCCGTACGGGGCCTGCCTCACGACACGGGGGCCTGCCTCATGTCGTACGGCGGCTCTTCGCGGCCGCACCGATACACATCGCCCCGAGCAGGAACGTCAGGCCTCCGATCGCGATGTTGTTCCAGATCACGCCCGCGTCCGGGTGGGTGCCGACGATCCAGGGCGCGATGATCATCCAGACGCCCATGGCGCACATCGCGCCACTCAGGCCGTACATCCGCTCCGGGGTGACGGTGAACCCGACCGCCAGCAGGGCGATGGCGATGCCGAGGATCAGGTTGTGCGTCAGGAGCGCGGGCTGCGAGGTCGCGTAGTGCACGATCCATGGGGATGCCGCGCAGTACAGGCCGACCAGGAACACCGGCCCGTCTACGAGGACCACATCACGCCCGCCGAGGACTCGCTCGTAACGAGCCTGCATCTCAGAAACATCGGGGTGACCCGCGAGATCGCCCCTGTGGTGCGAGAGGTCGGCCATCCGACTCGCCTCCTTCGTTCTGCAAGCCTGGCCGTATCGCGGCATGAGCACCGCGCACTCTTTATTTTGCTCTTATGTCGCCTTTATGTGTAGACGGGCGGCCGGTTTTGTACGGAGAAGGATGGCCGGATTTATGCGGTGCACGACGTGGGGCGTACGGACGGACCCGTCAGCGCGCGCTTCCCAGCCCCAGATTCCAGCGCCCGCCCCGGCTGCTGAGCTCGGTCACGGCCAGCGGCGGGACGTCCAGCCGCCAGAACACCTCCGGCGGGAGCCGCAGCGCGGCCACCACGGCGGCGCGCACCGTCTCCACCTCCACCACGGCCAGCACCCGCCCGGACGTCGCGGCCAGCTCCCCGAGCCAGTCCCCGGCCCGTTCGCACAGCGCATGCAGCGATTCCCCGCCGTGCCCGGTGAAGCCGGGGTCCGAGAGCCAGGCCGACACCGCCTCCTGCTCTTCCTCGCTCACCTCGGCCAGGGTCCGGCCCCGCCACCGTCCCATCGCCCAGCCGGGCGGCCCCGGCTCGGACGCGGGCTCCGCCGGCAGCCCGAGCTCCTCGGCGGTACGACGGCACCGGACGGACGGCGCGACCACGATCCGGGCCGCGGCCGGCCACGATCCGGCCATGGCGCGCGCCCGCCGCACCCCGGCCGCACCGAGCGGGCCGTCGTCGTCGAACCGCACCTCGCGCTGCGCCTCGCCCGCAGCAGGTGAGACCAACATCACCCGAGTCGTCATGCCCGCTTCTCCCGCTCCCGTACCGACCCTGTCAACACACACCCCGCGCAAGGAAGTTGGCTCAATCATGCGCCCCTCCCTGCCCCTCTCCGCCCCCTGGGCGACCTTGGCCCGCCGGTCGGTTCGCGGTAGCGTCCCGATGATATTGACGATGACATGACGGAAGCCGGTGGGATCCCGGCGCGGTCGCGCCACTGTATGTCCGGTTTTGACTCAGCCCGCAGGGGCCGGGACCGGGCGAGCCAGACCCGCCATGTCGTCCGACGCTCCATTCACCAGGGACGCGAGTTCCCTCTCACAGGAGGTCCCCCGCCATGGCTCAGACCATCGCACCCCCGGCCACCGGCACCGCCACCCCGGCCCCGCTCCCCCTCAAGGCCATCGCTCCCTGGGCGCTGTTCGTCGGCGTCCTGATGCTGGTTCTGCTCTACTTCGTCGGCGCCGAGCAGGGCGCCACCTCCGTGCTGTCCGGTACGGGCGTCCACGAGTGGGTCCACGACGGACGCCACCTGCTCGGCTTCCCCTGCCACTGAGCAGGCGCCGTTCCATGAACTCCGTCACCATCAGACATCTGCTGACGCGCGGCATGCTCGCCGGTCTGGGTGCCGGTGTCCTCGCCCTCGTCGTCGCCTATCTGCTGGGCGAACCGAGAGTGGACGCCGCCATCGCCTTCGAGGAGGCCCACAGCCACGAGCACGAGATGGAGGTCGTCAGCCGCGGCCTCCAGTCCACGGCGGGGCTGGCGACCGGTGTGCTCGTCTACGGCGTGGCCCTGGGCGGGATCGCCGCGCTGGCCTTCTGCGTCGCACTGGGCCGGATCGGCCGCTTCGGCCCCCGGGCCACCGCGGCGCTGCTCTCCGGCGCGGCGCTGCTCGCCGTCTACCTCGTACCGTTCCTGAAGTACCCGGCCAACCCGCCGTCCGTCGGTGAACCCGACACCATCGGCAAGCGCACGGCCCTGTACTTCCTGATGATGCTGCTCAGCGTGCTGCTGGCCGTCGCCGCCACGATCCTCGGGCGGCGGCTGGCTCCCCGGCTGGGCAACTGGTACGCGACGGTGACGGCCGGCGCGGCGTTCGCCCTCGCCGTCGGGCTCGCCTATGCCTTCCTGCCGTCGGTCAACGAGGTCCCGAAGGACTTCTCGGCGACCTTGCTGTGGCAGTTCCGGCTGTCGGCGATCGCCGTCCAACTGGTGCTCTGGGCCGCCTTCGGGCTGCTCTTCGGGCATCTGGCGGAACGCGTGATCGCACCGAAGCGGGCCGCCGCGTCCGCCGGGGCGGCACCCGCCGCATCCTGACGGCCGACGCCGATGGGGAGGGTCTTCGGGCCCTCCCCATCGGCGTGTGGCCGGCGCCTTACGACAGCCCCGGGATGCCGTCCAGATGAGGCAGGTCATGGTCGAGGCGTTCCCGTTTCGCCCGCAGATAGCGGATGTTCTCCGCCCCGGGCGGCATCAGCAGGGGGACCCGTTCGTCGACGGCGATGCCGTACCGCAGCAGCGCCGCCCGCTTGCGCGGGTTGTTCGACAGCAGCCGTACGGAGGCCACTCCGAGGTCCTGGAGAATTCCGGCCGCGACGCCGTATTCCCGGGCGTCGACGGGCAGTCCGAGCGCGATATTCGCATCGACCGTATCGAGCCCGTCCTCCTGGAGTTTCATCGCCCGGAGCTTGGCCAGCAGCCCTATTCCGCGGCCCTCATGTCCCTGGAGATAGACGAGAATTCCGCGCCCCGCCGCCACGATCGCCTCCAGCGCCGCGGAAAGCTGGTCGCCGCATTCGCAGTGCGCGGAGGCGAAGACATCTCCGGTCAGACACTCCGAATGCACCCGGGTCAGCACCCGCTCCCCCGCCACCTCGCCGTGGACCAGGGCCACTTGCTCCGTTCCGCTGTGCAGGTCGAGATAGCCGACGGCCAGGAATGCGCCGTGCGCCGTGGGGAGGCGGACCTCCACCACCCGCTCGACCCGGGAGCCGGCATCCGCCACGACAGAGGCATCGCTCTGGGGGTCCGTCATGGCGCGATCGTACCGGCGGGGGCGGCCGGTTGGCAGGGATTACCGTCCTGCTTATGCTGCGACGGCCCGGCAAGTGAGCGCGACGAAAGGCCGCATCCCCCCATGACCGCATCGGCTTCCCGGAATTCGGCCCGCGGGCTGCTCCCGGCGGACACCACCGAGGAGGTGCGGGCCCGCCGGCCGCGCTGGGCCTTCCTGCCCGTCGGCAGCTTCGAACAGCACGGCCCGTTCCTGCCGTTGACCACCGATACGGTCATCGCCTGCACCATCGCCGAGGAGCTCGCCGCGGCCCATCCGGGCCTGCTGCTGCCCCCGCTCACCGTCTCCTGTTCCCAGGAACACGCCGCCTGGCCGGGCACCGTCAGTATTTCCGCCCGTACCCTGCACACCATCGTCACGGACATCGCCGATTCCCTCCGGGCCGCTGGTATCCCCGCCCTGATTCTGGTGAACGGCCACGGCGGAAATTACGTACTGCGCAATGTGGTTCAAGAATCCGGCGGCACGGGGATCCGTATGGCACTCTTCCCCGGCTCGGCCGACTGGGATGCGGCACGCAAGGCAGCGGGGGCGGGGACCACCGCCCACAGCGATATGCACGCCGGTGAGGTGGAAACCTCCCTCCTTCTGCACGCCCATCCCGCATTGGTACGCCCCGGATACGCCTCGGAGGAATCGGCGGACCATATCGCCGATGACCGCAGGCATCTGCTCACTCTCGGCATGCCGCCCTATACGGAATCCGGGATCATCGGCCGCCCTTCCCTCGCCTCCGCGCAGAAGGGCGAAAAGCTGCTGGCCGGGCTGATCGAGGCATTCGGGGCCTATGCCGCGCTCTTCGGCATGGAGGCGGAAAACCATGGCTGAAGCGCTCGACGCTCAGGCGGCGTGGGAACGGCTGCGCGGCATTCGTACGGCGGCGGATGCGGCGGCCGCCGGGCTGGTGCCGGACTCCGCGTCCGGTGAGCGGGCACCGGACGACGGCGCGGCGCGGCAGAGCGGCGACGGCCCACTGCGGTGGGCGGAGCCCGCCACGCCCGGGGCGGACCGGCTGGCCGAGCGCTATCTGCCGCTGTGCCTGGCCGGTCCCCGTATCGCGTTCGCCCAGCTCGGGCAGAGCCTGGACGGCTTCATCGCCACCCGTACCGGCGATGCGGACTACGTCACCGGGGCGGAGGACCGCCGCCATCTGCACCGGCTGCGGGCGC is a genomic window of Streptomyces gilvosporeus containing:
- a CDS encoding ATP-binding protein; protein product: MATNIPEESTSFVGRRDELRRVNIELAQHRLITLTGPGGVGKTRIAMRAAAAAATRHPDGVRWADLWPLQGDRLLPATLCDAVGLSDHTARMPVAALCDWLSDKRMLLVLDSCEHLVDSCRDLIGDLLTAAPLLTVLITSRQPLDVVGEWITEVEPLSMEGDNEALALFRERAGVAAPGLRLTEPAHAVAAAAICRRLEGIPLALELAGAQLAGSSPARVAERLNSRFEALAGDPSARPPRHRTLRTAIGWSHELCAPLERLLWARLSVFRGTFDEESAQSVCAGGPLSPRDVRTALAGLAAKSVISREGQRFSMLDTLREYGRMWLAELGEVRTVADRHAEHFLGFGRRADAGWLGPDQVRWYERVAEAHVDLCTALDHLLVTDPERAQELSACIGFFWSCCRHLHEARGYLERALAARLAPSPARTRALWMLGVALLFQGDLDTADELGRQCSRAAREEGDAEAMLAAGYLVGLTHLMAGRPLAGYTVADHVLGPMPDAPFDSAARLRCHIVRIFALTALGKLTEARAEAAELRRDCVAHGEYWARSYADYQLSLIALLQGRPQDSAGHARAMLAAKQAIGDNFGIALGLDLLAAAVAAQGNGESAAVVYGTGQAYWRTVGHPQRGTPELRAVREECEQRARAAIGDKAYADAYRRGTEARPETSLARVLAGDL
- a CDS encoding condensation domain-containing protein, with the protein product MPRPLLAPLTAAQRALWHAQARDPDSPAHTTAVCLEIHGPLDPVRFAEALHRTVGESDALRLRIEETPDGPRQFPVEIEPPGHGFALHAATLLDLGDPDAVARAWMRDDLARPFDLAAGPLFRHALFQVGERRWLWYQRVHRLALDGHGFTLVLRRVAQLYTTLAAGEDPGPSPFGRLADLAAEESTYRAGEGYDADRTYWRHTLADRPQAPTLAGRSAPAARTALRTTAHLGAELTRRIDALAAAVRATWPDVLITAQACHLAQATGSREVVLGLPLRGRISATALRVPGTVGTVLPLRLAVPSGATFADLTRQTVLAVRAARRHQRYRPEDIRRDLGLPGHRRLTGPRIHLLHGDDAPAFAGAPSTVHHLAAGAVDDMTLTLHRRAHGAGLRIDHDANPALYEERELAVHQDRFLALLGRLADADPHTAPATPDRPGLVGGTRAQIIDKGRTPRRTAARRTDVPISQVALSVRELGKGESGTAARRRTGDGRQPRHGKPSGDTAPRPYHRGLP
- a CDS encoding SDR family NAD(P)-dependent oxidoreductase, whose amino-acid sequence is MWDSELSGRTALVTGAGRGIGEAVARLLAEEGARVIAVDRDAPGIAALEAGYGRARVTARAVDLTDRAAADALVDDAERTVGPLDILVNVAGVLRTASVVDLTDQDWDDTFAVNTTGVFRLSRAVARRMTARRAGSIITVGSHAAGVPRAGLAAYAASKAAATLFTKSLGLELAGSGVRCNVVSPGCTYGDLQAPHSDTPLGRIAEPLDIAEAVAFLVSDRARHITMHDLYVDGGATQFA
- a CDS encoding SPW repeat protein — its product is MADLSHHRGDLAGHPDVSEMQARYERVLGGRDVVLVDGPVFLVGLYCAASPWIVHYATSQPALLTHNLILGIAIALLAVGFTVTPERMYGLSGAMCAMGVWMIIAPWIVGTHPDAGVIWNNIAIGGLTFLLGAMCIGAAAKSRRTT
- a CDS encoding histidine phosphatase family protein yields the protein MTTRVMLVSPAAGEAQREVRFDDDGPLGAAGVRRARAMAGSWPAAARIVVAPSVRCRRTAEELGLPAEPASEPGPPGWAMGRWRGRTLAEVSEEEQEAVSAWLSDPGFTGHGGESLHALCERAGDWLGELAATSGRVLAVVEVETVRAAVVAALRLPPEVFWRLDVPPLAVTELSSRGGRWNLGLGSAR
- a CDS encoding CbtB domain-containing protein, with product MAQTIAPPATGTATPAPLPLKAIAPWALFVGVLMLVLLYFVGAEQGATSVLSGTGVHEWVHDGRHLLGFPCH
- a CDS encoding CbtA family protein — its product is MNSVTIRHLLTRGMLAGLGAGVLALVVAYLLGEPRVDAAIAFEEAHSHEHEMEVVSRGLQSTAGLATGVLVYGVALGGIAALAFCVALGRIGRFGPRATAALLSGAALLAVYLVPFLKYPANPPSVGEPDTIGKRTALYFLMMLLSVLLAVAATILGRRLAPRLGNWYATVTAGAAFALAVGLAYAFLPSVNEVPKDFSATLLWQFRLSAIAVQLVLWAAFGLLFGHLAERVIAPKRAAASAGAAPAAS
- the ribA gene encoding GTP cyclohydrolase II, with product MTDPQSDASVVADAGSRVERVVEVRLPTAHGAFLAVGYLDLHSGTEQVALVHGEVAGERVLTRVHSECLTGDVFASAHCECGDQLSAALEAIVAAGRGILVYLQGHEGRGIGLLAKLRAMKLQEDGLDTVDANIALGLPVDAREYGVAAGILQDLGVASVRLLSNNPRKRAALLRYGIAVDERVPLLMPPGAENIRYLRAKRERLDHDLPHLDGIPGLS
- a CDS encoding creatininase family protein codes for the protein MTASASRNSARGLLPADTTEEVRARRPRWAFLPVGSFEQHGPFLPLTTDTVIACTIAEELAAAHPGLLLPPLTVSCSQEHAAWPGTVSISARTLHTIVTDIADSLRAAGIPALILVNGHGGNYVLRNVVQESGGTGIRMALFPGSADWDAARKAAGAGTTAHSDMHAGEVETSLLLHAHPALVRPGYASEESADHIADDRRHLLTLGMPPYTESGIIGRPSLASAQKGEKLLAGLIEAFGAYAALFGMEAENHG